The DNA window CAAGCCTCAGAGGTTGCAACACTATGCTAGGGTTAGgctgtcaaagtgtgtgtgtgtaagcgcatGCCACTTCATGTTCAACTGTATCTGTGTGACACCTCCAGATGATTAAATATAGACATAGTGAACAAGTCTACACTAGCAGTCACACCAAGACTAACCAACCCTTTTAGCACAACTTAAAAACTAGTTTCACTGTCAGACAAGACAACAGGGAGGAATAAGGGTGTGTTATTGTCTGGATCTACCTAAAGAGAAGCCTACCCTTTACCTAGAACTTTAGGAACCTCAAATGAGCAGGTCTGCTATACAGAaagatgggggaaaaaaacacaattgAAGCAGACACTAACAGTATCTAGGCCTAAATAAAAAACGGTGGTAAGAGACACTACTGGCCTCTTAGGGTCAGCGGCAACACCCCCAACAAACTCGCGTTGTTGCCCCAGAAGCTACTGGCCTCTTTATTTTGCTAATGTTCACCAACCAAAACCAAGTCAAGAAGGTGTTTTACTAGATAGTGCTATGTCATACTCACCAGAAAGCAGAGCTGAGGCCAGTTGTGGATGAAGTACCTATAGGTATAAATGGAATACGGCTCAGACAAGTCCTTGGTGATCAACCTCATGATTCCTGGCATCTGTAACTCGGACTCGTAGCGGACATAATGAATCCCCTGGCTCTCTTCCGCTTCTCGGTCAGGCGAACAGTTCAGATCCAGCCTCGCTAATTCTGACACCGGCGGCTGGTGTATGACGTCGGGTTCACTTTCTACTCCAGCCCGGTGCTCGCCAAGGCCTTCGCAGTCTGGGGGCTGCTGGCTCGGTGGTCGAGGGGCTTCTGTGGGGTCACATTCCCTTTTCCTAACGTTACCACCGGGGCTGTGTCCGGTTACAGTGTGGCTTTGGAAAGCCTCAGTTCTTGTGATAGTCAACATACCGTTCATGCCATTGTTGTTCAAGTGAGGGTGGCGGCTGCCTTTCGAACACGGACTGTGGTCCTCATGTTGCCAGCAATGGTCGCTATTATTTTTGTCACTCGGGTCGTCTCCAAAACTGCTGCTGTCACAGAGCTCCATGGACGGTCTCGGATTGTCGGATCGGTTTTCCGTTGTGTGGTTGTAGATCTCACCGTCTTCAGACGGACTGACCAACCCGTTCAGCTGCTGTTCCTGTAGGGCCTGCGTTTTGAGGTGTAGCGCAGCCGGGTTAGCATGCGATAGCAtgtttttctgtattttcttACTTGGCCGTTTGTCCTCGCTGACCCGCTGCTCCTGTCGTGTTACAGAGCCCTCCCAACCGCAGCCGGGCTGCTCCCCTTCCCCGGGGAAGGGAGAAATTTCAGCCGGGGATGCTGGCAATGCGCTGCTAGGCCCAGTCGGCACTGCAGCCATCCCACCTCATCAAGGGGGCAATGCACGTTAGGAAAAAAAACTCGAAATATAGTTTCGTCAACGGGTTTATAAACAAAGCTCACTTCACTTAGACGATAATTGTATAAATCCGAGGGTTTCCGAAACAATTTCGTCTTTACTTTCAACGCCTGTCGTTGCTTTCTCCTCCGTTTCCCCGCTGCCGAAAAGTGCTGTCGCAGCAAACGCCATTGCAGCCGAAAGATGGTTGTCATGACTtactacagccacaaagtcagaattgGATTTAACGTAAAAATTAATGAAAACACAATTTTGCTTTTTGGTattcatttaaggttagggttaggaatacggttagcagtatggttaaggtttcaaatcatattttaagaagctaaattgtagaaataggcgggtTTAGACAAAATTATGAATTTGTGGCTGTGATAAGTAGTGACTACCATGAAAGCGGGTGCCGCTTTACGACAGTGATGAGAAGCATATATGCGCTGTTTGCACAACTTTTTtttgtgtctctccctcctcgaGCATCAGCGAAGCTCACAAATGAATTTGAGTTAATCGACGGTGCATCTAGAGACCGCAGTTTTAGGCATAAATAGACAATTCAAACCTCTGTAAATCTATCAAAATCATAAATGGGCTGGCTATTAACAAAGTGAATAGTGACCAAATAAAACATCTATAATTTCGACGTTTTACAAATGTATTCCCTTTCACACCTTTAAATCAAATTCATAAATTACACAGGCCATCTCCGGATCCAATACTCTTTTGCCAGCAGAGGGTGCTACTGTTATGCACATTGCAATATGGTGCAAATGTCCAGTTTCTCCCCAAGTATTATGCAGTAGGCTCTAATGGTGAAGTAATGTCAAGTgtagtgcttgacttggactgaaataggttccggtGCTAATTTTGGGTGCCTGTACCATTTATATagtatttaggtgcaggagctgcTCCACAATATATTTGAGCTGATATTCAATAAGaagaacaggagctcaagcagtagaacatttgaggtgccggtactcagctccagtgagctcctgccAAAGTCAAGCACTGATCAAGTGTGTAATGGAGAGAGAACTATACTATACAGGtgaaaaataataaacaaaagtaataTCTCTGCAAATGCGTTAACCCTAATCACAACCGCTTGTAATATTATTTTCATTGACAGACAGTGACTCTATGTGCATACACACACTGCTGGACTCCTAACACCGGGGAAGACCTTGGCAATGCTAGGCAGCAGACGGGGCACAGAGTGGATGTAGTAAAAGGGAAGGGGGTACACACTCCAGCTGGAGCACGGTTAGGGGGTGGCAGAGCCCAACTGGGCATCAGAGGCGGATGGAGCACTCCCAGCCGAGGGCAATAAGGGGGAAGCTGGGAGGCGTATGTGTGtttagggggtgggggtgtggccTGGACTGTTTGGGTGTTTGAGCAGGTGGAGGGATTAGATGAACTGGAGAGGCTGTATAAGGGTTCACCAGATTATGatgtaaacacacacaaccagagtTCCACCCCATTCAGCTGAATTCCTGTCAGATTAATTGGACATGGTATTCTCTGCAGGAAAATAATTCAACTGTAGAATTGACTGGAAATTAGATTGTGTTGACATCAACTCTGGTAcaggcacacatgcatgcacttaCTAACTGGTTTGTGTAGTGCTCTTTTAAAATAGACAGGTGGCAGTGTTGCCCTATAACTTTGTCAAGTCCTATCTGAAGCTATCTCTTCAGCAGCCACGTACTGTGGAAGTGCAATGACTCAGTGGCATGTCCAGAACATTTTGAATGGGGTGGCCAAGGTAGGGCACAGCCCCAGTTTAGGAGGGGGTGATAACATTTGGAACCTTAATCGATGCAAGGttggtgcaaagctgtcatcaaggcaaagggtggctactttgaagaatctaaaatctaaaatatatttggatttgttttaacacttttttggttactacatgattgaatatgtgttatttcatagttttgatgtcttcactattattctacaatgtagaaaatagtacaaatgaagaaaaacccttgaatgaataagTGTGTCCAAAATTTTAACTGATACAATAATTATAATGGTTCAACGCATTATatgcttcaaatcaaattttatgcgTCATATGTttcgtagacaacaggtgtagactaacagtgaaatgcttacttacggacccttcccaacaatgcaaagaGACAGAAAattgagaaataatagaaaagtaaaacataataattaaagtaataataaaaacacGAGAAATTATAACTTGGCTAACTTGtctagtcgatgtgcaggggtacgaggtaattgagatagatatgtacatacagttgaagtcggaagtttacatgcacagtagccaaatacatttaaactcagtttttcacaattcctgacatttaatccaagtaaaaattccctgtcttagttcagttaggatcaccacttcattttaagaatgtgaaatgtcagaataatagtggagagaatgatttatttcagctttaatttctttcatcacattcccagtgggtcagaagtttacatacactcaattagtatttggtcgcattgcctgtaaattgtttaacttgggtccaacgtttcaggtagccttccacaagcttcccacaataagttgggtgaattttgtcccattcctcctgacagagctggtgtaacggagtcaggtttgtaggactccttgctcgcacacactttttcagttttgcccacaaattctccataggattgaggtcagggtttgtgatagctactccaataccttgactttgttgtctttaagccattttgccacaactttggaagtatgcttggggtcattgtccatttggaagacccatttgcgaccaagctttaacttcctgactgatgtcttgagatgttgcttcaatatatccacatcattttcctccctgatgatgtcatctattttgtgaagttcaccagtccctcctgcagcaaagcaccctcacaacaagatgctgccacccccatgcttcacggttgggatggtgttcttcggcttgcaagcctcccctttttcctccaaacaaaacaatggtcattatggccaaacagttctatttttgtttcatcagaccagaggacatttctccaaaaagtacgatctttgtccccatgtgcagttgcaaaacgtagtctggcaattttatggcagttttggagcactggcttcttccttgctgagcggcctttcaggttatgtcgatataggacttaatttactgtggatatagatacctttgtacctgtttcctcaagcatcttcacaaggtcctttgctgttgttctgggattgatttgcacttttcataccaaagtacgttcatctctaggagacagaacgagtctccttcttgagcggtatgacgactgtgtgatcccatggtgtttattct is part of the Oncorhynchus tshawytscha isolate Ot180627B linkage group LG18, Otsh_v2.0, whole genome shotgun sequence genome and encodes:
- the LOC112217837 gene encoding N-alpha-acetyltransferase 30, with protein sequence MAAVPTGPSSALPASPAEISPFPGEGEQPGCGWEGSVTRQEQRVSEDKRPSKKIQKNMLSHANPAALHLKTQALQEQQLNGLVSPSEDGEIYNHTTENRSDNPRPSMELCDSSSFGDDPSDKNNSDHCWQHEDHSPCSKGSRHPHLNNNGMNGMLTITRTEAFQSHTVTGHSPGGNVRKRECDPTEAPRPPSQQPPDCEGLGEHRAGVESEPDVIHQPPVSELARLDLNCSPDREAEESQGIHYVRYESELQMPGIMRLITKDLSEPYSIYTYRYFIHNWPQLCFLAMVEQECVGAIVCKLDMHKKMFRRGYIAMLAVDSKHRRKSIGTNLVKKAIYAMVEGDCDEVVLETEITNKSALKLYENLGFVRDKRLFRYYLNGVDALRLKLWLR